The proteins below are encoded in one region of Bifidobacterium catenulatum DSM 16992 = JCM 1194 = LMG 11043:
- a CDS encoding DEAD/DEAH box helicase, translated as MTHHRRRNNGTGTSDTNEAKLSPAQRYAAFKQTQAKQRTVAAEFARSMSFELDEFQLQANEALETGNNVLVAAPTGAGKTVVADFAIYLAQTRNVKAFYTTPIKALSNQKYHDLVAQYGADKVGLLTGDTSINSEANIVVMTTEVLRNMLYEHSVTLEALRYVILDEVHYLADRFRGPVWEEVIIHLPENVKIIGLSATVSNVEVFSEWIESVRGETTLVVSEKRPVPLEQHVLVQADDHTEPELIDLYRRDANGEQTVKLNAQLVNRLDQLDRQAARRRGEERPDRRRPKGKGGRWNERLHKAERHTPRRWAVVDELNFLDMLPGIYFIFSRNGCDQAVDQCINAGLELTTSDEVRRIRRIVDEMVEGQLSQEDLKALHFSQFRFALEEGFAPHHAGMVALFRQIVERLFEEGLVKMVFATETLALGINMPARCVVVEKLEKFDGTGHVGLTPGEFTQLTGRAGRRGIDTIGHAVVVDHHGFVPATAAALSSKRVYPLHSSFRPTFNMAVNLLNTSDYETARVTLDHSFAQWEANESAWQLEAQMETLRKALEGYEQAFQCEFGDFKEFMRLRMHLSDLEKNERRKLKHEVFRTQKDRSQAFMELDQRIKKLREEDRDHPCRKCPDVQKHLKWGHRWARETRELERVLHRYDSRTGSVARQFDHICTVLADLGYLQQVRESAGHDDYQLTERGQLLRHLYSELDLVLAQAIEAGAFDGLNACELASVVASLVFEARRGSGGEPRRYPGGIQGNVAVCAAQLKGIHASIAMLCEDHMLEEPRQLDFGITDIVYEWAQGESLSQVLYGTELTGGDFVRNCKRLADVLQQIAVSGPYLAERAETLPAIARQAYDRINRGIVAYSGVD; from the coding sequence ATGACCCATCATCGTCGCCGTAATAACGGCACTGGCACATCGGATACCAATGAGGCCAAATTGTCTCCCGCACAACGATACGCCGCATTCAAACAGACGCAGGCCAAACAGCGCACTGTTGCCGCCGAATTCGCCAGATCCATGTCATTTGAACTCGATGAATTTCAGTTGCAGGCCAACGAGGCGTTGGAGACGGGAAACAATGTGCTTGTGGCGGCACCAACCGGAGCTGGCAAAACGGTCGTGGCGGATTTTGCTATCTATTTGGCGCAGACACGAAACGTCAAAGCTTTCTATACCACGCCGATCAAGGCGTTGAGCAATCAGAAGTATCATGATCTGGTTGCCCAGTACGGTGCAGATAAGGTTGGATTGCTGACCGGAGACACATCCATCAATTCCGAAGCGAACATTGTGGTTATGACCACCGAAGTGTTGCGTAATATGCTGTATGAGCATTCCGTAACACTTGAAGCGCTTCGTTATGTGATTCTCGATGAGGTGCATTATCTTGCCGACCGTTTCCGAGGTCCGGTATGGGAAGAAGTTATCATCCACTTGCCGGAGAACGTGAAAATAATCGGTCTTTCCGCAACAGTCTCCAATGTCGAGGTTTTTTCCGAGTGGATTGAATCCGTTCGTGGCGAAACCACACTGGTCGTATCGGAGAAGCGTCCGGTACCACTGGAACAGCATGTGCTCGTGCAGGCGGACGACCATACCGAACCGGAGCTTATCGACCTGTACCGGCGTGACGCCAATGGTGAACAGACGGTTAAACTCAATGCGCAACTGGTAAACAGGCTTGATCAGCTAGACCGTCAGGCGGCACGTCGCAGAGGAGAGGAGCGTCCCGACAGGCGTAGGCCCAAAGGCAAAGGCGGACGGTGGAATGAGCGTCTCCACAAAGCCGAACGTCACACGCCTCGACGTTGGGCCGTTGTGGATGAACTGAATTTTCTTGACATGTTGCCGGGAATCTATTTCATTTTCTCAAGGAATGGTTGCGATCAGGCGGTCGACCAATGTATCAATGCCGGGTTGGAACTCACTACCAGCGATGAAGTACGCCGGATCAGACGGATCGTCGATGAAATGGTCGAAGGACAGCTAAGCCAAGAGGATTTGAAAGCGCTGCATTTCTCGCAATTTCGTTTTGCTTTGGAAGAGGGATTTGCCCCACACCATGCGGGAATGGTCGCATTATTCCGTCAGATCGTCGAACGTTTGTTTGAAGAGGGCTTGGTCAAGATGGTTTTCGCAACAGAAACGCTGGCACTGGGCATCAATATGCCGGCGCGTTGCGTGGTGGTCGAAAAACTCGAGAAATTCGATGGCACTGGACATGTTGGCTTGACCCCTGGCGAGTTCACCCAGCTGACCGGTCGCGCAGGACGTCGAGGCATCGATACCATTGGACATGCCGTTGTAGTGGATCACCATGGTTTTGTGCCCGCTACCGCGGCCGCGTTGTCCAGCAAGCGCGTGTATCCGTTGCATTCAAGCTTCAGACCGACTTTCAACATGGCTGTGAACCTGTTGAATACTAGCGATTACGAGACCGCCCGCGTTACGCTCGACCATTCCTTCGCGCAGTGGGAGGCCAACGAGTCAGCTTGGCAGCTTGAGGCGCAGATGGAAACCTTGCGCAAGGCTTTGGAAGGGTACGAACAGGCCTTCCAGTGTGAGTTTGGTGATTTCAAAGAATTCATGCGTTTGAGGATGCATCTGAGCGATTTGGAGAAGAACGAACGCCGCAAGCTTAAGCATGAGGTGTTTCGCACGCAGAAAGACCGTAGCCAGGCGTTCATGGAGCTTGACCAACGCATTAAAAAGCTTCGCGAAGAAGACCGTGACCACCCGTGCCGCAAGTGTCCAGACGTGCAGAAGCACTTGAAATGGGGGCATCGTTGGGCTCGTGAGACGCGTGAATTAGAACGTGTGCTGCATCGTTATGATTCACGTACAGGCTCAGTGGCTCGTCAGTTCGACCATATCTGCACGGTACTTGCTGATCTTGGCTATCTCCAGCAGGTGCGGGAATCCGCAGGCCATGACGATTATCAGCTCACGGAGCGGGGCCAGCTGCTGCGGCATCTGTACAGCGAGCTTGATTTGGTATTGGCACAAGCGATCGAGGCTGGTGCATTCGACGGATTGAATGCCTGTGAATTGGCCAGCGTTGTCGCATCGCTGGTATTCGAAGCCCGCAGGGGAAGCGGGGGAGAGCCGCGTCGTTATCCCGGAGGCATCCAGGGGAATGTGGCAGTGTGCGCCGCACAGCTTAAAGGCATACATGCATCGATCGCCATGTTATGTGAGGATCATATGCTTGAAGAGCCACGCCAGCTCGATTTCGGCATCACCGACATCGTCTACGAGTGGGCGCAGGGTGAAAGCCTTTCACAGGTGTTGTATGGCACGGAGCTGACTGGCGGAGACTTCGTTCGCAACTGTAAGCGACTTGCCGACGTACTTCAACAGATAGCCGTGAGTGGACCTTATCTTGCTGAACGTGCCGAAACATTGCCAGCAATCGCAAGACAAGCATACGATCGTATTAATCGTGGCATCGTCGCATACTCTGGCGTCGACTAA
- a CDS encoding UTP--glucose-1-phosphate uridylyltransferase, protein MMPARKGKTLTEDVFEYSAAKMRENGMTDMAIAQFKRLYEVWRNEEASSWIREDEVEPLVGVPSFHDVYETINHDKAVDAFAKTAFLKLNGGLGTSMGLDCAKSLLPVRRHKARQMRFIDIIVGQVLTARTRLGVELPLTLMNSFRTSDDTMKVLRANKKFHQEDIPLEIVQHQEPKISAETGLPVSFSANPELEWCPPGHGDLFSTIWESGLLDVLEEHGFKYLFISNSDNLGARPSRTLAQHFENTGAPVMIEVAKRTPADRKGGHIVRDKATGRLMLREMSQVHPNDKDDAQNIEKHPYFNTNSIWVRIDALKAKLSAYDGVLPLPVIRNKKTVDPTDPTSEPVIQLETAMGAAVTLFDGATCVCVDRMRFLPVKTTDDLFIMRSDRFHLTDQYEMEDGNYIFPDVHLDSRHYKNIHDFDTRFPYGVPSLAAANSVDIEGDWTFGRDVVLFGDARLSDTGEPSYVPNGEYVGPQGVEPDDWV, encoded by the coding sequence ATGATGCCCGCACGAAAGGGAAAGACATTGACTGAGGACGTATTCGAATACTCCGCCGCAAAGATGCGGGAAAATGGGATGACCGATATGGCTATCGCACAGTTCAAGCGTCTATATGAGGTTTGGCGTAACGAGGAGGCAAGCAGCTGGATTCGTGAGGATGAGGTGGAACCGTTGGTGGGGGTACCCAGCTTCCATGACGTTTACGAGACCATTAACCACGACAAAGCCGTTGATGCGTTCGCAAAAACCGCATTCCTTAAGCTCAATGGCGGGCTTGGCACCTCCATGGGACTGGATTGCGCCAAGTCTCTCTTGCCCGTGCGTCGCCACAAGGCCCGTCAGATGCGTTTCATCGACATCATCGTCGGACAGGTGCTGACTGCACGCACTCGTCTGGGTGTGGAGCTGCCGTTGACGCTGATGAATTCATTCCGCACTTCAGACGACACCATGAAGGTGCTGAGAGCCAACAAGAAATTCCATCAGGAGGATATTCCTCTGGAGATTGTGCAGCATCAGGAACCAAAGATTAGCGCGGAAACGGGCCTTCCTGTCAGTTTTTCGGCAAATCCCGAACTTGAATGGTGTCCGCCAGGCCACGGTGACCTGTTCTCAACCATCTGGGAATCCGGATTGCTTGACGTGCTCGAGGAACATGGTTTCAAGTATTTGTTCATCTCGAATTCCGATAATCTCGGTGCACGACCTTCGCGTACGCTAGCCCAGCATTTCGAAAACACTGGCGCTCCGGTCATGATCGAAGTTGCCAAGCGCACTCCCGCCGACCGCAAGGGCGGCCATATCGTGCGTGACAAGGCTACGGGCCGTTTGATGCTGCGTGAAATGAGTCAGGTGCATCCAAATGACAAAGACGATGCTCAGAACATTGAAAAACACCCGTATTTCAACACGAACAGCATCTGGGTGCGGATTGACGCTTTGAAGGCCAAGCTGTCCGCCTATGACGGCGTGCTGCCGTTGCCGGTGATCCGTAATAAAAAGACCGTTGATCCCACCGATCCGACGAGCGAGCCTGTCATTCAGCTGGAAACGGCCATGGGAGCCGCGGTGACGTTGTTTGATGGTGCCACTTGCGTGTGCGTGGATCGCATGCGTTTCCTGCCCGTGAAAACCACCGACGATTTGTTCATTATGCGGTCTGATCGATTCCATCTGACGGACCAGTATGAGATGGAGGACGGTAACTACATTTTCCCGGACGTCCATTTGGATTCACGACACTACAAGAACATTCATGATTTCGATACGAGATTCCCGTATGGAGTTCCATCGCTCGCCGCGGCAAATTCCGTTGATATCGAGGGTGACTGGACCTTTGGCAGGGATGTAGTACTGTTTGGTGACGCGCGGCTGTCTGACACCGGCGAGCCGAGTTATGTTCCGAACGGCGAATACGTTGGCCCGCAAGGCGTGGAGCCTGACGATTGGGTCTGA
- the der gene encoding bifunctional cytidylate kinase/GTPase Der, producing the protein MIRVAIDGPAGVGKSSTSKALAKYYGFAYLDTGAMYRACAWWCMNKGIDLDAETVDEQLVTETVGEFFTEGHFDISVDPDDPKVYADGEDISEVIRSSEVSSHVSKVSNIIPVRHVLIAAQRAYIAREAASDSFSEGAGVVAEGRDITTVVAPDAEVRVLLTAREEVRQARRAGQSASGVGAENVAARDKADSKVTNFTSAAEGVLTVDNSDLDFGETLDVLVRIVDDAIEEQQYRQYASNLDDYELDEGDEGLIDGSSFVGGERQSGPKPVGVLAVVGRPNVGKSTLVNRILGRRAAVVEDTPGVTRDRVSYDAEWAGTDFKLVDTGGWEADVEGIESAIASQAQIAVQLADAVVLVVDGQVGLTNTDERIVKMLRSSGKPVTLAVNKVDDRESEYLTAEFWKMGLGEPYGISAMHGRGIGELLDAALESLKKAEKTSGFLTPSHLRRVALVGRPNVGKSSLLNQLAHEERTVVNDLAGTTRDPVDEVVTVDGEDWLFIDTAGIKRRLHKLSGAEYFSSLRTQAAIERSELALVLFDASQPISDQDLKVMSQAVDAGRCIVLVFNKWDLMDDFDRQRMERLWKTEFDRVTWAQRVNLSAKTGWHTNRLARAMRGALESWDKRIPTGKLNAFLGKIQAAHPHPLRGGKQPRILFATQASTRPPRFVIFATGFLEHGYRRYIERCLREEFGFEGSPIQISVNIREKKKRK; encoded by the coding sequence GTGATCCGCGTAGCTATTGATGGGCCTGCGGGCGTCGGCAAGTCTTCCACGTCCAAAGCGTTGGCCAAGTATTACGGTTTTGCTTATCTCGATACCGGCGCCATGTATCGTGCCTGCGCATGGTGGTGCATGAACAAGGGTATCGACCTCGATGCGGAGACTGTCGACGAACAGCTGGTCACTGAAACCGTGGGCGAGTTCTTCACCGAGGGTCATTTTGACATCAGTGTCGATCCGGACGATCCGAAGGTGTATGCCGATGGCGAAGACATCAGTGAGGTGATCCGTTCCTCTGAAGTGTCATCCCATGTGTCCAAGGTGTCGAACATCATTCCGGTTCGTCATGTGCTTATTGCCGCACAACGCGCGTATATTGCTCGTGAAGCGGCTTCCGATTCCTTCTCCGAAGGTGCTGGCGTGGTTGCCGAAGGCCGTGACATCACTACAGTTGTTGCGCCGGATGCTGAAGTGCGTGTATTGCTTACCGCTCGTGAGGAAGTCCGCCAAGCCCGTCGAGCAGGGCAGTCAGCTTCCGGAGTTGGCGCAGAAAACGTTGCGGCACGAGACAAGGCTGATTCCAAGGTCACGAATTTCACGTCCGCAGCGGAAGGTGTGTTGACCGTTGACAATTCCGATTTGGATTTCGGCGAAACCCTCGACGTGCTTGTGCGCATCGTCGATGACGCTATTGAAGAGCAGCAATATCGCCAATATGCGTCCAATCTTGATGATTATGAGTTGGATGAGGGCGATGAAGGGCTGATTGATGGATCGTCTTTCGTTGGTGGCGAACGCCAGTCTGGCCCGAAGCCGGTCGGCGTGCTTGCCGTTGTTGGACGTCCGAATGTTGGCAAGTCCACGCTGGTGAATCGTATTCTCGGACGTCGTGCGGCCGTTGTGGAAGATACTCCAGGCGTGACCCGAGACCGTGTGAGCTACGATGCTGAATGGGCCGGCACTGATTTCAAGCTGGTCGATACCGGTGGTTGGGAAGCCGATGTCGAAGGCATTGAATCCGCCATCGCGTCGCAGGCGCAAATCGCCGTCCAGCTTGCTGACGCCGTGGTACTTGTGGTGGATGGTCAGGTTGGACTTACCAATACTGACGAGCGTATCGTAAAGATGCTACGATCCTCTGGTAAGCCAGTCACGCTTGCGGTGAACAAGGTCGATGATCGTGAGAGCGAGTATCTGACCGCAGAATTCTGGAAGATGGGTTTGGGGGAGCCATACGGTATTTCCGCCATGCACGGCCGCGGCATCGGCGAACTGCTTGATGCGGCTTTGGAGTCGTTGAAGAAGGCTGAGAAGACTTCCGGGTTCCTCACTCCATCGCATCTTCGTCGTGTGGCACTGGTCGGACGTCCGAACGTTGGCAAGTCGTCCTTGCTGAACCAGCTGGCGCATGAAGAGCGCACCGTGGTCAACGATCTGGCTGGAACCACCCGCGACCCTGTCGATGAGGTGGTGACGGTTGATGGTGAGGATTGGCTGTTCATCGATACCGCCGGCATCAAGCGTCGCCTGCACAAGTTGTCCGGCGCCGAGTATTTCTCGTCGTTGCGTACGCAGGCCGCGATTGAGCGTTCGGAGCTTGCATTGGTGCTGTTCGACGCCTCCCAACCGATCTCCGATCAGGATCTGAAGGTGATGAGTCAAGCCGTGGATGCCGGTCGATGCATTGTCCTGGTATTCAACAAGTGGGATTTGATGGATGATTTCGATCGTCAGCGCATGGAACGCTTGTGGAAGACCGAGTTTGACCGCGTGACGTGGGCCCAGCGCGTGAATCTGTCGGCTAAGACCGGATGGCATACGAATCGTCTGGCCAGAGCTATGCGTGGCGCCTTGGAGTCGTGGGACAAGCGCATCCCGACCGGCAAGCTCAACGCTTTTCTGGGCAAGATTCAAGCTGCACATCCGCATCCGCTTCGTGGTGGCAAGCAGCCACGCATTCTTTTCGCGACCCAGGCTTCGACGCGCCCACCGCGTTTTGTGATTTTCGCTACTGGCTTCCTTGAGCACGGTTATCGTCGTTACATCGAACGTTGCCTGCGTGAGGAGTTTGGTTTCGAGGGTTCCCCGATTCAGATTTCGGTGAATATCCGAGAAAAGAAAAAGCGCAAGTAG
- a CDS encoding pseudouridine synthase yields the protein MPNAYSRAAKAHTHDNEGIRLQKLLAQAGFGSRRKCEEIITEGRVEIDGELVTELGTRVDPKHQEVRVDGSRVRVNPNHVTLALNKPKRVLSAMEDPKGRYTLSDIVGDKYDRIFHMGRLDYDSEGLILMTNDGELSQHVMHPKYEVEKTYIATLEGRISGQVCRRLVTTGVQLDDGWIKLDRCAILDASRDNTLVKVVLHSGKNRIVRRIFGSIGFPVRRLVRTQIGPIKLGDLKSGSYRVLSQTEVRSLSKAVGL from the coding sequence ATGCCAAACGCATATTCCCGCGCCGCGAAGGCGCATACACATGACAATGAAGGTATCCGCCTGCAGAAGCTTCTTGCTCAGGCAGGTTTTGGGTCCCGTCGCAAATGTGAAGAGATCATTACTGAAGGACGCGTCGAAATCGACGGTGAGCTTGTCACCGAGTTGGGGACTCGCGTCGACCCGAAACATCAGGAAGTCCGTGTGGACGGCTCCCGTGTTCGTGTGAACCCCAATCATGTCACGCTTGCCTTGAACAAGCCGAAGCGCGTGCTCAGCGCCATGGAGGATCCGAAGGGACGTTACACCCTGAGCGACATCGTCGGTGACAAGTATGACCGTATTTTCCACATGGGTCGTCTGGATTACGATTCCGAAGGCCTGATTCTCATGACGAACGACGGCGAGTTGAGCCAGCATGTCATGCACCCCAAATATGAGGTCGAGAAAACCTATATTGCCACGTTGGAAGGTCGCATCAGCGGTCAGGTGTGCCGCCGACTGGTCACCACCGGCGTGCAGCTCGATGACGGTTGGATCAAGCTTGACCGTTGCGCGATTCTTGATGCCAGCCGCGATAACACTCTGGTCAAGGTGGTACTGCACTCCGGCAAGAACCGTATTGTTCGTCGTATCTTCGGATCGATCGGTTTCCCGGTCAGGCGTTTGGTGCGCACTCAGATCGGCCCGATTAAACTTGGCGATCTGAAGTCCGGATCGTACCGTGTGCTTTCGCAGACTGAGGTGCGTTCCCTGTCCAAGGCGGTGGGCCTGTGA
- a CDS encoding MIP/aquaporin family protein, protein MTAVEATSITKEEQSKPLALRVGAELVGSFIICFAIYAICSLGSAVYGINMAFIALLTGIVYAAATVIFGSISGAQFNPAVSVAAMLTGKTHVLDGILYIIAQVLGGIGAGAAIRFLLPTSEQVTFKIWMTPTINGFDKNSVSYATLGNYGVTFSITLAIAVEVIAGIVIVATALRTTGKHGESDTNHAFAMGLAYGIGTAIAYPVTGAALNPARATGIAIFTQNQGLNEEPLQQLWVFWICPVLAAAVVALIVIISGMVGTKKNTSDAEVSDEIENDTVLDEASVSDRNDGEENEQSSAQTYTHESVENN, encoded by the coding sequence ATGACTGCTGTTGAAGCAACGTCCATAACTAAGGAAGAGCAAAGCAAGCCGCTGGCACTTCGTGTCGGAGCGGAACTTGTGGGAAGCTTCATCATCTGCTTCGCGATTTACGCGATCTGCTCGCTTGGCTCCGCAGTGTACGGCATCAATATGGCGTTCATCGCCCTGCTGACGGGCATCGTGTATGCCGCGGCCACCGTGATCTTTGGATCCATCTCCGGAGCGCAATTCAATCCGGCCGTATCTGTCGCCGCCATGCTCACCGGCAAGACCCATGTGCTTGATGGCATTCTGTACATCATTGCCCAAGTGCTCGGCGGCATTGGCGCCGGCGCTGCCATCCGATTCCTTCTGCCGACTTCCGAGCAGGTGACATTCAAGATCTGGATGACGCCGACGATCAACGGCTTCGATAAGAACTCCGTCTCCTACGCCACACTTGGCAACTATGGCGTGACATTCAGCATCACCTTGGCCATCGCTGTCGAAGTCATCGCAGGCATCGTCATTGTTGCCACCGCGCTTCGTACCACGGGCAAACATGGCGAGTCCGATACGAACCATGCCTTCGCGATGGGACTTGCCTACGGCATCGGCACCGCCATCGCCTACCCAGTGACCGGAGCTGCATTGAACCCGGCACGCGCTACTGGCATCGCTATTTTCACGCAAAACCAGGGTCTGAATGAGGAACCATTGCAGCAGCTGTGGGTCTTCTGGATCTGCCCCGTTCTCGCAGCTGCCGTCGTTGCCCTTATCGTCATTATCTCCGGTATGGTCGGCACGAAGAAGAATACGTCGGATGCCGAAGTCTCCGATGAAATCGAAAACGACACTGTTCTCGACGAAGCGTCAGTTTCCGACAGGAACGATGGTGAGGAGAATGAGCAGTCCAGCGCCCAAACCTACACCCATGAAAGCGTCGAAAACAACTGA
- the purH gene encoding bifunctional phosphoribosylaminoimidazolecarboxamide formyltransferase/IMP cyclohydrolase translates to MTTTNRPIRRALVSVFHKEGIEVLAEAFIKAGTEVVSTGSTAKRLAELGVKVTEVSEVTGFPECLDGRVKTLDPHIHAGILADMTNENHAAQLEKFGIKPFDLVVVNLYPFADTVRSGADEAATIEKIDIGGPSMVRGAAKNNATVAIITDPNDYALVAARIENGEGFSLEERRWLAGKAFAHTASYDATINEWTAKHWPKPATVDHPTAEDETEVNEAKFPAAFTRTWDRAHVLRYGENPHQQAALYLDPLNQNGFAHAEQLGGKPMSYNNYVDADAAWRAVWDFAPQIAVAVVKHNNPCGLAVGATVAEAHKKAHACDPMSAYGGVIAANSKVTMEMAESVRPIFTEVIVAPDYDADALELLQTKKKNLRILKVTEPPKSKTQFRQIDGGLLVQSTDLIDAPGDNPDAWKLVSGEPADEQTIRDLVFAWRAIRCVKSNAILIAHDQATVGIGMGQVNRVDSANLSVERANTLADGANRTQGAVAASDAFFPFADGAEILINAGVKAIVQPGGSIRDEEVFEAARKAGVTMYVTGTRHFFH, encoded by the coding sequence GTGACAACAACGAATCGACCGATACGTCGAGCTCTGGTATCGGTCTTCCATAAGGAAGGCATAGAAGTTCTTGCCGAGGCGTTCATCAAGGCCGGCACTGAAGTGGTTTCCACTGGTTCCACTGCAAAGCGTCTTGCGGAACTCGGCGTCAAGGTGACGGAAGTCTCGGAAGTCACTGGTTTTCCCGAGTGTCTCGATGGCCGTGTCAAAACCCTCGATCCACATATCCACGCAGGTATCCTCGCTGATATGACCAATGAGAACCACGCGGCTCAACTGGAAAAGTTTGGCATCAAGCCGTTCGATTTGGTGGTCGTCAACTTGTACCCGTTCGCTGATACGGTTCGTTCCGGTGCGGACGAAGCCGCCACTATTGAAAAGATCGATATCGGAGGCCCGTCCATGGTTCGCGGAGCGGCGAAGAACAACGCCACCGTGGCCATCATCACGGATCCGAACGATTATGCGTTGGTTGCGGCCCGTATCGAGAACGGTGAAGGTTTCTCCCTTGAGGAACGTCGCTGGCTGGCCGGCAAAGCATTCGCGCATACGGCATCTTATGATGCCACCATCAACGAGTGGACCGCGAAGCATTGGCCGAAGCCGGCTACTGTTGACCATCCGACTGCCGAAGACGAGACGGAAGTGAATGAGGCCAAGTTCCCGGCCGCATTCACCCGTACTTGGGATCGTGCCCATGTTCTGCGTTATGGCGAGAATCCTCACCAGCAGGCCGCGTTGTATCTCGATCCGCTGAACCAGAACGGCTTCGCACATGCTGAACAGCTCGGTGGCAAGCCGATGAGCTACAACAACTATGTCGATGCTGATGCAGCCTGGCGTGCCGTGTGGGATTTCGCTCCGCAGATTGCGGTTGCCGTGGTCAAGCACAACAATCCGTGCGGCCTTGCCGTTGGAGCCACCGTCGCTGAGGCGCACAAGAAGGCGCATGCCTGCGACCCGATGAGCGCCTATGGTGGCGTGATCGCTGCGAACAGCAAGGTCACCATGGAAATGGCGGAAAGCGTCCGTCCGATCTTCACCGAAGTGATTGTCGCTCCCGATTATGATGCCGATGCCCTTGAGCTGTTGCAGACTAAGAAGAAGAATCTTCGCATTCTGAAGGTTACCGAACCGCCGAAGTCCAAGACACAGTTCCGTCAGATCGACGGTGGTCTGTTGGTGCAGTCCACTGATCTCATCGACGCTCCGGGCGACAATCCGGATGCGTGGAAGCTGGTTTCCGGCGAGCCCGCGGATGAGCAGACCATCAGGGATCTGGTTTTCGCTTGGCGAGCCATCCGTTGCGTCAAGTCCAACGCTATTCTGATTGCTCATGATCAGGCCACGGTTGGCATCGGCATGGGTCAGGTGAATCGTGTCGATTCCGCCAACCTGTCCGTTGAACGTGCGAATACGCTGGCTGATGGTGCAAACCGCACTCAGGGCGCTGTTGCGGCATCCGACGCGTTCTTCCCGTTCGCCGATGGTGCGGAGATTCTTATCAACGCAGGTGTCAAGGCCATCGTCCAGCCGGGTGGTTCCATCCGCGATGAGGAAGTGTTCGAAGCGGCCCGCAAGGCCGGCGTCACCATGTATGTGACCGGCACCCGCCACTTCTTCCACTGA